The following proteins are encoded in a genomic region of Mustela erminea isolate mMusErm1 chromosome 3, mMusErm1.Pri, whole genome shotgun sequence:
- the THOC3 gene encoding THO complex subunit 3 encodes MAVAAAAMGPSALGQSGPGSMAPWCSVTSGPTRYVLGMQELFRGHSKTREFPAHSAKVHSVAWSCDGRRLASGSFDKTASVFLLEKDRLVKENNYRGHGDSVDQLCWHPSNPDLFVTASGDKTIRIWDVRTTKCIATVNTKGENINICWSPDGQTIAVGNKDDVVTFIDAKTHRSKAEEQFKFEVNEISWNNDNNMFFLTNGNGCINILSYPELKPVQSINAHPSNCICIKFDPMGKYFATGSADALVSLWDVDELVCVRCFSRLDWPVRTLSFSHDGKMLASASEDHFIDIAEVETGDKLWEVQCESPTFTVAWHPKRPLLAFACDDKDGKYDSSREAGTVKLFGLPNDS; translated from the exons ATGGCGGTAGCTGCGGCAGCTATGGGGCCCTCGGCGCTTGGTCAGAGCGGTCCTGGTTCAATGGCTCCATGGTGTTCAGTGACCAGCGGCCCAACACGCTACGTGCTGGGAATGCAGGAGCTGTTCCGCGGCCACAGCAAGACTCGCGAGTTCCCTGCACATAGCGCCAAGGTGCACTCGGTGGCCTGGAGCTGCGATGGGCGTCGCTTGGCCTCGGGGTCTTTCGACAAGACGGCCAGCGTATTCCTGCTGGAGAAGGACCGGTTG GTCAAAGAAAACAATTATCGGGGACATGGGGATAGTGTGGACCAGCTTTGTTGGCATCCGAGTAATCCTGACCTCTTTGTCACAGCATCTGGAGACAAAACCATTCGCATCTGGGATGTGAGGACTACAAAATGCATTGCCACTGTGAACACTAAAG GGGAGAACATTAATATCTGCTGGAGTCCTGATGGGCAGACCATTGCTGTAGGCAACAAGGATGATGTGGTGACCTTTATTGATGCCAAGACACACCGTTCCAAAGCGGAGGAGCAGTTCAAGTTTGAAGTCAATGAAATCTCCTGGAATAATGACAACAACATGTTCTTCCTGACAAATGGCAATGGTTGTATCAACATCCTCAG cTACCCAGAGCTGAAGCCTGTGCAGTCTATCAATGCCCATCCTTCCAACTGCATCTGTATCAAGTTTGACCCCATGGGGAAGTACTTTGCCACAGGAAGTGCAGATGCTTTGGTCAGCCTCTGGGATGTGGATGAGTTGGTTTGTGTTCGGTGCTTTTCTAG GCTGGATTGGCCTGTGAGGACCCTTAGTTTTAGTCACGATGGAAAAATGCTGGCATCAGCCTCGGAAGATCATTTTATTGACATTGCTGAAGTAGAGACAG GAGACAAGCTATGGGAGGTGCAGTGTGAGTCCCCGACTTTCACCGTGGCTTGGCACCCCAAAAGGCCTCTGCTGGCGTTTGCCTGTGATGACAAAGATGGCAAATATGACAGCAGTCGGGAAGCAGGAACTGTGAAGCTGTTTGGGCTTCCTAATGACTCCTGA